A genomic segment from Malaclemys terrapin pileata isolate rMalTer1 chromosome 1, rMalTer1.hap1, whole genome shotgun sequence encodes:
- the LOC128838797 gene encoding MIEF1 upstream open reading frame protein-like: MAAWSREAVLNLYRALLRQGRGLRYTDRDFYLASIRREFRKNQQLERLEDRERQLEKGQAFLHSRLGGLV; the protein is encoded by the coding sequence ATGGCAGCGTGGTCCCGTGAGGCAGTGCTGAACCTCTATCGCGCTCTGCTGCGCCAGGGCCGTGGTCTACGCTACACCGACCGTGATTTCTACCTCGCCTCGATCCGGCGTGAGTTCCGCAAGAACCAGCAACTGGAACGGCttgaagacagagagagacaacTGGAGAAGGGACAGGCCTTCCTGCACAGTAGACTGGGAGGGTTGGTTTAG